Within Labrys wisconsinensis, the genomic segment GCGCATCTCGCCGATACGGTTCGGGTTGCGCGGATAGAAGTCCTGGCTCAGCAGGATGTGGTCCAGCACCTGATAGTCGCCGAAATGGATGTGGGTGTAGAGGGTCGCGCCCTTCATGTGGCCGGACTGCATGTCCGCGGCGGAATAGAGGTGCAGGTCCCACAGGCGGCGATTCCTGCGGCTCCAGTCCTGCGGGTCGGCCATCAGCGCCTTGAGGCTCTCGGGCAGCGGCTCCTCGCCGCGCACCAGGCTGGTGGTGACGCTCTCCAGCCCGTCATTGAGGTCGCCCAGCACCATGACCGGCTTGGGGACCGGCCCGCGCTCGGCCATGTCGCGGGTGAGCATGAGGCGCAGCGCCGCAGCCTCGGCGCCGCGCTGCACCAGCGCCCGCAGCACGGCCGCGGCGCGGACGGCCGGGTTGCGCGGGTCCTCGCCGTCGAGGACGATCGGCCGCTTCGATTTGAGATGCACGACATAGACGGTGAGCACGATGCCGCCGGGCAGCGCCACCTCGGCGCGCAGCACCGGCCGCTCGAAGAAGCGCAGGCCGGTCGCCACGGCGACCTGGCTGCCGGCCTCGTCGCGGCGGGCGACGAAGCGGTCGTCGAGCTCGGGCGGGAAGGTGGCGATCGCCTCCATGCGCATCACCGGCAGGCGGCTGGCGAGCCCGAGGCGCGGCGCGTTCAGCGCGCCGTCCGCGGTCTTGGGACCGTCGTCGTCCGCGCCGGGCGCGGCGACGAAGGCGCCGCGGAACCGCTCGGACTTGCCGACGGCGATGCGCAGGGCCTCCTCGTGGAACACTTCCTGGAAGCCGACGAGATCGGCGCAGGCCCGCTCGATCATGCCGCCGATCCAGGCCGTCTTGGCCTCGTGCTCGGCGAGGGAATAGGGCTCCTGGTCGTGGAAGCGCACGCCGGGCCTGGCGAGGAGGAAGGTGTTGAGCGTGGCGATGCGCAGGATCGGAGCGGGCATGGCGGTCATTCGTCACTGTCTTCCCGGCCCGACGGGCCGGCCGGGGCACCCCGGTCCAGCCGCCGCGGCGCACCCGGCCCCGAGGGCCGACGCCCATGCCGCATCGGCTTGCGCTCAGCATGAACCGGCCCGGGCCGGCGTTGCAACGGCTTCGATCGCAGCGGCGCCGGCCATCCACCGCCGCTTCAGCGGACCTTGCAGAACCGCTTCAGCTGCCCGCCGGAGTCGGGATCGCCACGCGTCGCGCCCTCCTGCCAGAGGCTGCAGGCCTTGTCGCGGTTTCGCCGCATGCCGATGCCGTCATAGGTCATGTTGCCGAGCTTGGCATAGCCGTTGGGATCGCCGGCATCGATGGCCTGTTGGTAATAGTCCATGGCCGTCTTGAGGTCGCGCCGGATGCCGCGGCCGAACTGGTAGAGCAAGCCCAGGCCGGTCAGGGAATTCGGGACCTCGGCCTTGGACTGCTCGTACAGGGTGAAGGCCATGCCGTAGTCCTTCTTCATGCCGCCCGGGCCGGTGACGAAGATCGTGGCAAGATTGTAGGCGGCCTTGGAGTGGCCGCGCTTGACCGCCTCGCCATAGGCGGTGACGGCGTCCTTGACGTTGCCGGCCTTGTCGTAGGAGCGCGCCAGCTGATGGAAGACGCGGGCCGGAGCATCCGACGTCTCCGCCACCTTGCGGCAGGCGGCGATCGCCGCGAAGGTGTTGATGCTGTTGTACTCGACGCCGGGCAGATTGTCGGGCTTCTGCTTGTCCCTGGGATCGGCCGCCGCACGATCGCAGGCTTCGAGATCGGCCGAGGAGGCGGCCTTCGGCTGCACCGGAACGTCCCGCGACGGCTGCTGCACCGGCTGGGGCCCGGCCGGCTCGACGGGGGGCGACTGGGGTGCAGCCGTCTCGGGGGCGGGTGGCGGCGGCGCGGCGGCGCGCAGGGATTTGATCTTGATTTCGGCCAGGGCCTTGTAGGTGCCGGGGAACGTGCCCTTCTGGACCTGATCGAGATAGGCTTCGAACATGGCCGGGTCGGTGCTGTTCTGGATGGTCTGCCAGAAAATGTCCTCCGCCGCCGGCGCGGCTTGCGCGACCCGGACGAGCGTGCCGGCGCCGTCGGCCGCATTCGCCGGCGCGGGCACGCCGATCACGACCGGCACGACGGACAGAAGGATGGCGACGAGTTTGGCCGGCATGATGCACCCCAGAGGCAGTCCCGTGTCGCAACGATAGGTCGCCGCCGCACCGGCCTCAAGCCGCCCGCGGCGCCCCTGTAACCTCGGCAACAGGCGGTCGTGGCTCAGCCCGGCTGAGGCGGTCAGGGCTCAGCCGGGCTGGCAGAACGACCGGAGACTGGCGGCGGCGGCCGGGTCGCCGTGCGAGGCCCCCTCGGTGAACAGCTCGCAGGCCTTGCGCTTGTCCCTGGCGACGCCGCGTCCGTAGAGATAGAGCAGGCCGTATTCGGCGTAGACGCTCGGCTCGCCGGCCGTGACGGCCAGCTGGTAGAGGCCGGCGGCCTTGCGGTAGTCGCGGTCGGCTCCCTGCCCGTTGGCATACATCGAGGCGACGCGCACGAGGGCCGGCAGGAAGCCGGCATCGGCCGCCCTCAGGAAGAGCGACATCGCCATCGGCCCGCTCCTGGCGACGCCGCGCCCGGCGAGATAGCGATCCGCCTCGTGGTACAGCGCCAGCGGATGCCCGAGCGCAACGGCCTTGTCGTAGAAGGTCGCGGCACGATCGGCGCTGCCCGCCTTCTCATAGGCATTGGCGAGCTCGTAGAACGCGCGGCGCGGCGGCTTGGCCAGGACCACGGCCTTGCTGCAGGCGGCAATCGCGGCCTGGGCCGTGACCATGTCGAGCTCGACGCCGGCGATCGCGGCCGGCTTGTCGGGATCGCGCCGGTCGGCGGCGGCGCGATCGCAGGCCTCGATCTCCGGCGACGTTGCGCCCTGGGCTGCCGGCCGCGCCACCGGCTGCGGCGGCGTCAGGCTCGCCTCCTGGGTCGGCGCGGGCGGCGGAGGCGGCGACGCGCCGGGCTTGGGACGCAGCGCCGCCAGCTTGATCGCGGCCAGCGCCTTGTAGGTTCCCGTGAAAGCCCCGGCGTCGACCTGCGCCAGATAGGCCTCGAACATGGCGGGATCGGAGCTCGCCTGGATCGATTGCCAGAAAATATCCTCCGAAGCCGCGCTGCGGCCCGGCGTCGCCGACGCCGCGGGCCTGGGCGCCTCCGGACGGGCCACCGGCAAGGCGCCGGTCAGGGTGACGCGGCCGACGATGCCGTCGTAATAGGCCGGC encodes:
- a CDS encoding tetratricopeptide repeat protein: MPAKLVAILLSVVPVVIGVPAPANAADGAGTLVRVAQAAPAAEDIFWQTIQNSTDPAMFEAYLDQVQKGTFPGTYKALAEIKIKSLRAAAPPPPAPETAAPQSPPVEPAGPQPVQQPSRDVPVQPKAASSADLEACDRAAADPRDKQKPDNLPGVEYNSINTFAAIAACRKVAETSDAPARVFHQLARSYDKAGNVKDAVTAYGEAVKRGHSKAAYNLATIFVTGPGGMKKDYGMAFTLYEQSKAEVPNSLTGLGLLYQFGRGIRRDLKTAMDYYQQAIDAGDPNGYAKLGNMTYDGIGMRRNRDKACSLWQEGATRGDPDSGGQLKRFCKVR
- a CDS encoding caspase family protein, with the protein product MRPHLAAIMVLGLCACFGAAAPVMAKNLAVVVGNNAYQEVPPLQAAVDDARAMSDGLRRAGFTVELVENGTKRQISRALATVEGEIEPGDTVVFHYSGHGFEIDGQNWLLPVDVPAAREGESGLVKDESFNAADIIDRFRAKGAGTVVAILDACRNNPFARSGTRGLGGTRGLARMDAEGGVFIMFSAGSKQEALDKLSSDDPEKTSVFVRSFLPLLGRQDLSLIDMAKETQEKVRALARSVGHDQVPAYYDGIVGRVTLTGALPVARPEAPRPAASATPGRSAASEDIFWQSIQASSDPAMFEAYLAQVDAGAFTGTYKALAAIKLAALRPKPGASPPPPPAPTQEASLTPPQPVARPAAQGATSPEIEACDRAAADRRDPDKPAAIAGVELDMVTAQAAIAACSKAVVLAKPPRRAFYELANAYEKAGSADRAATFYDKAVALGHPLALYHEADRYLAGRGVARSGPMAMSLFLRAADAGFLPALVRVASMYANGQGADRDYRKAAGLYQLAVTAGEPSVYAEYGLLYLYGRGVARDKRKACELFTEGASHGDPAAAASLRSFCQPG
- a CDS encoding endonuclease/exonuclease/phosphatase family protein; its protein translation is MPAPILRIATLNTFLLARPGVRFHDQEPYSLAEHEAKTAWIGGMIERACADLVGFQEVFHEEALRIAVGKSERFRGAFVAAPGADDDGPKTADGALNAPRLGLASRLPVMRMEAIATFPPELDDRFVARRDEAGSQVAVATGLRFFERPVLRAEVALPGGIVLTVYVVHLKSKRPIVLDGEDPRNPAVRAAAVLRALVQRGAEAAALRLMLTRDMAERGPVPKPVMVLGDLNDGLESVTTSLVRGEEPLPESLKALMADPQDWSRRNRRLWDLHLYSAADMQSGHMKGATLYTHIHFGDYQVLDHILLSQDFYPRNPNRIGEMRYLQLYNDHVVDMHMSDLRSGDRTMSDHGMPVAEIALLRAS